In Paractinoplanes brasiliensis, the following proteins share a genomic window:
- the hemB gene encoding porphobilinogen synthase: protein MSFPDVRPRRLRRSPALRRLVEETRPAPAELVLPLFLREGLTEPREISSLPGVMQHSRDSLRKAAHEAVSAGVGGLMLFGVPDNANKDETGSCGLDPDGILNVGIRDLISEVGDSTVVMSDLCLDEFTSHGHCGVLAEDGSVDNDATLAIYADMAVAQAAAGVHMVGPSGMMDGQIGVVRRALDKAGYQDVSVLAYSAKYAGAFYGPFREAVESTLQGDRRQYQQDPPNLREALREVDLDVAEGADIVMVKPALPYLDVIAAIHERVTVPVAAYQVSGEYAMVEAAARNGWIDRERVILETLTSIKRAGAQITLTYWATEAAQLLRNRY, encoded by the coding sequence ATGTCGTTTCCGGATGTCCGTCCGCGTCGCCTCCGCCGCAGCCCGGCCCTGCGCCGCCTGGTCGAAGAGACCCGGCCGGCGCCGGCCGAGCTGGTGCTGCCGCTCTTCCTGCGCGAAGGGCTGACCGAGCCGCGCGAGATCAGCTCGCTGCCCGGCGTGATGCAGCACTCGCGGGACTCGCTGCGCAAGGCCGCCCACGAGGCGGTCAGCGCCGGGGTCGGCGGGCTGATGCTGTTCGGCGTGCCGGACAACGCGAACAAGGACGAGACCGGCTCGTGCGGCCTCGACCCCGACGGCATCCTCAACGTCGGCATCCGTGACCTCATCTCCGAGGTCGGGGACTCGACGGTCGTGATGAGCGACCTGTGCCTCGACGAGTTCACCTCGCACGGGCACTGCGGCGTGCTCGCCGAGGACGGCTCGGTCGACAACGACGCGACGCTGGCCATCTACGCGGACATGGCGGTGGCGCAGGCTGCCGCGGGCGTCCACATGGTGGGGCCGTCGGGGATGATGGACGGCCAGATCGGCGTCGTCCGGCGTGCCCTCGACAAGGCGGGCTACCAGGACGTCTCGGTGCTGGCCTACTCGGCCAAGTACGCGGGCGCGTTCTACGGCCCGTTCCGTGAGGCCGTCGAGTCGACGCTGCAGGGCGACCGCCGGCAATACCAGCAGGACCCGCCGAACCTGCGCGAGGCGCTGCGCGAGGTCGACCTCGACGTGGCCGAGGGCGCCGACATCGTCATGGTGAAGCCGGCCCTGCCCTACCTCGACGTGATCGCCGCCATCCACGAGCGGGTCACCGTGCCGGTGGCGGCGTACCAGGTCTCCGGCGAGTACGCGATGGTCGAGGCCGCAGCCCGCAACGGCTGGATCGACCGCGAGCGGGTCATCCTCGAGACGCTGACGTCGATCAAGCGGGCGGGCGCGCAGATCACCCTGACCTACTGGGCCACCGAGGCGGCTCAGCTGCTGCGCAACCGCTACTGA